CGTGACCGGTGGTGCGGCGCACCTCGGACGCCACCTGGCGGTCGAGGCCGTCCAGCAGCCCGGCCGCGGTGATCACGGTGCACAGGACGAAGAGCGCGGCGACCACCGCGAGCGCCCGCGTCGCCGCCCGCCGGCTCAGCGCTGGCACGCCGGGCAGTGGGTGGTGGTGCGCCCCGCGACCACGGTGCGGCGCAGCACCGTCCCGCAGCCCATGCAGGGCATGCCGCCGCGACCGTAGACGCGCAGCTCCTCCTGGTTGGTGCCCCGCGCGTTCCAGAGGTCGCGGTAGTCGTCGATGGTCGAGCCCCGGTTGCGGATCGCGATCTCCAGCACGGTCACCACCGCGGCGTGGAGGGCGGCGCGCTCGGCGCGGGTCAGCCGCGGGCAGCGCCGGGTGGGCCGCACCCCCGCACGGTGGCAGATCTCGTCGACGTAGATGTTCCCCAGGCCGGCGACGCCACGCTGGTCGAGCAGCGCCGCCTTCACCGTCCGGGTGGTGGTGCGGAGCACGGCGTCGAGCCGCGCCGGGGTGAACTCCTCGCCGAGCGGCTCGACCCCGAGCGCGGGGATCAGCCGGGCGGCGCGCAGCGCCACCGGGTCGCCGAGGATGACCCGGCCGAAGCGGCGGGGGTCGGCGAAGCGCAGCTCCCGGCCGTCGTCGAGCAGGGCGCGGAGGTGGGTGTGCGGCCGCGCCGGCGCCTCCGGGTCGCAGACCTCGAGGTGACCGGTCATCCCGAGATGGACGATCAGCGCCTCGTTCACGGGGGGGACTCCCCCCAGACCCCCCTCGACCGGCGCACCGTCGCGACCCAGCCCGCAGACGATGTACTTCCCCCAGCGCCGCACCGACTCGACCACCCCCCCGGGCAGCAGCGCCGCCAGCACCTCGGGCGCCGGGTACCTGATCACCGACGAGGCGGCGTGGGGCACGGCGACGACGCGGCGTCCCTCGACCTCGGCGCGCAGGTCGCGGACCACGGTCTCGACCTCGGGCAGCTCCGGCACCGGTGCCGCCTCAGTCCGGGTCGACCGAGCCGGGCAGCCGGGTCATGTCCCGCCAGTTGTCCCCGACCTTGACGTCGACGTCGAGCGGCACCACCAGCTCGGCGGCGCCCCCCATCGCCTCGCGGAGCAGCGCCACCAGCGG
The nucleotide sequence above comes from Candidatus Dormiibacterota bacterium. Encoded proteins:
- the mutM gene encoding bifunctional DNA-formamidopyrimidine glycosylase/DNA-(apurinic or apyrimidinic site) lyase — translated: MPELPEVETVVRDLRAEVEGRRVVAVPHAASSVIRYPAPEVLAALLPGGVVESVRRWGKYIVCGLGRDGAPVEGGLGGVPPVNEALIVHLGMTGHLEVCDPEAPARPHTHLRALLDDGRELRFADPRRFGRVILGDPVALRAARLIPALGVEPLGEEFTPARLDAVLRTTTRTVKAALLDQRGVAGLGNIYVDEICHRAGVRPTRRCPRLTRAERAALHAAVVTVLEIAIRNRGSTIDDYRDLWNARGTNQEELRVYGRGGMPCMGCGTVLRRTVVAGRTTTHCPACQR